Proteins encoded together in one Rossellomorea sp. y25 window:
- the folE gene encoding GTP cyclohydrolase I FolE translates to MAQVNHGQIEEAVRLILEAIGENPNREGLLDTPKRVAKMYAEVFSGIDHDPKEYFETIFSEEHEELVLVKEIPFYSMCEHHLVPFYGKAHVAYIPRDGRVAGLSKLARAVESVAKRPQLQERITSTVADTIMETLEPHGAMVVVEAEHMCMTMRGVKKPGSSTVTTAVRGSFKDNSQARSEVLSFIKN, encoded by the coding sequence ATGGCACAAGTCAATCACGGCCAAATAGAAGAAGCAGTTCGATTAATTTTAGAAGCTATTGGAGAGAATCCTAATAGAGAAGGTTTATTAGATACGCCTAAACGCGTGGCGAAGATGTATGCAGAAGTATTTTCCGGAATTGATCACGATCCGAAAGAATACTTTGAAACAATATTCAGTGAAGAGCATGAAGAGCTTGTGCTGGTGAAGGAAATTCCTTTTTACTCAATGTGCGAGCATCACTTGGTTCCTTTCTACGGTAAAGCTCATGTTGCGTATATTCCACGAGACGGTCGAGTGGCGGGCTTAAGTAAACTGGCCAGAGCAGTTGAATCTGTTGCGAAACGTCCTCAGCTTCAAGAAAGAATCACGTCCACAGTGGCGGATACCATCATGGAAACCCTGGAGCCCCATGGTGCCATGGTAGTGGTTGAAGCGGAGCATATGTGCATGACAATGAGAGGCGTGAAGAAGCCTGGATCAAGTACAGTGACAACAGCTGTAAGAGGCTCGTTTAAAGATAACTCTCAAGCACGCAGCGAAGTTCTTTCTTTTATAAAGAATTAG
- a CDS encoding HU family DNA-binding protein — MNKTELINAVAEAAELSKKDATKAVDAVFDTIQNSLANGDKVQLIGFGNFEVRERAARKGRNPQTGEEIEISASKVPAFKPGKALKEAVK; from the coding sequence ATGAACAAGACAGAACTTATCAATGCTGTTGCAGAAGCTGCTGAGCTATCTAAGAAGGACGCTACAAAAGCGGTTGACGCTGTTTTCGATACAATTCAAAACTCACTTGCAAACGGTGATAAAGTACAATTAATCGGATTCGGTAACTTCGAAGTACGTGAGCGTGCAGCCCGTAAAGGTCGCAACCCACAAACAGGTGAAGAGATCGAAATCTCAGCAAGCAAAGTACCTGCTTTCAAACCAGGTAAAGCGCTTAAAGAAGCTGTAAAATAA
- the spoIVA gene encoding stage IV sporulation protein A produces MERVDLFKDIAERTGGDIYLGVVGAVRTGKSTFIKKFMELVVLPNIASESERARAQDELPQSAAGKTIMTTEPKFVPNQAISVHVDEGLEVNVRLVDCVGYTVPGAKGYEDENGPRMINTPWYEEPIPFHEAAEIGTRKVIQEHSTIGVVVTTDGSIGEIGRGDYIQAEERVIEELKEVGKPFIMVINSARPHAPETEDLRVKLQDKYDIPVLAMSVESMRDSDVLNVLREALFEFPVLEVNVNLPSWVMVLKEEHWLRQNYQEAVKETVKDIKRLRDVDRVVHYFSEFDHIERAGLAGIDMGQGIAEIDLYAPDELYDEVLKEIVGVEIRGKDHLLELMQDFAHAKAEYDQISDALRMVKQTGYGIAAPSLNDMSLDEPEIIRQGSRFGVSLKAVAPSIHMIKVDVQSKFEPIIGTEKQSEELVRYLMQDFEDDPLSIWNSDIFGRSLSSIVREGIQAKLSLMPENARYKLKDTLERIINEGSGGLIAIIL; encoded by the coding sequence TTGGAAAGAGTCGATCTATTTAAGGACATTGCCGAAAGAACAGGCGGAGATATCTATTTAGGTGTGGTGGGAGCAGTCAGAACAGGTAAATCAACATTCATCAAGAAGTTCATGGAACTTGTGGTCCTTCCTAACATCGCCAGTGAATCAGAACGTGCAAGAGCGCAGGATGAATTACCTCAAAGCGCTGCAGGCAAGACCATCATGACGACTGAACCGAAGTTTGTTCCGAATCAAGCCATTTCCGTTCACGTGGATGAAGGCCTCGAAGTGAATGTGAGATTGGTAGATTGTGTGGGATATACGGTCCCGGGTGCTAAAGGGTATGAGGATGAAAATGGACCCAGAATGATCAATACACCTTGGTATGAAGAGCCTATTCCGTTCCATGAAGCGGCCGAGATCGGTACGCGTAAAGTCATCCAGGAACATTCCACGATCGGAGTTGTTGTGACAACAGATGGCTCTATCGGTGAAATTGGCAGAGGAGATTACATCCAAGCGGAAGAAAGGGTCATTGAGGAACTGAAAGAAGTGGGTAAACCATTTATCATGGTCATCAACTCGGCAAGACCTCATGCACCTGAGACAGAAGACCTAAGAGTGAAACTTCAGGATAAGTATGACATTCCAGTTTTGGCCATGAGTGTGGAGAGCATGAGGGACTCAGACGTTCTCAACGTGCTTAGAGAAGCACTATTTGAATTCCCGGTACTTGAAGTGAATGTGAACCTTCCAAGCTGGGTCATGGTTCTGAAAGAAGAGCACTGGCTACGACAGAACTATCAGGAAGCCGTGAAAGAAACCGTTAAGGATATTAAACGACTGAGGGACGTAGATCGTGTTGTTCACTACTTCAGTGAATTTGATCATATTGAACGTGCAGGACTTGCTGGAATCGATATGGGTCAAGGGATTGCGGAAATCGACCTGTACGCTCCGGATGAGCTGTACGATGAAGTCCTGAAGGAGATTGTCGGTGTGGAAATTCGCGGAAAAGATCACCTCCTTGAATTAATGCAGGATTTCGCACATGCGAAAGCGGAATACGATCAGATTTCTGACGCATTAAGGATGGTGAAACAGACGGGATATGGCATTGCAGCCCCGTCATTAAATGATATGAGCCTGGATGAGCCGGAAATCATCAGGCAGGGATCCAGGTTTGGAGTCAGCTTAAAAGCAGTAGCACCATCCATACACATGATTAAGGTGGATGTACAGTCTAAGTTTGAACCGATTATAGGTACAGAAAAACAGAGCGAAGAACTAGTGCGCTACTTAATGCAAGATTTTGAAGATGATCCACTTTCCATTTGGAATTCTGACATCTTCGGAAGAAGCTTAAGCTCCATCGTGAGGGAAGGGATTCAAGCGAAACTATCTTTAATGCCCGAAAATGCAAGGTATAAACTGAAGGATACGCTGGAAAGAATCATAAATGAAGGATCGGGTGGATTAATCGCCATAATCTTATAA
- a CDS encoding DUF2768 domain-containing protein, which produces MMKMWISFASMGFMFFAILTIYFSRYKIKQKFLRFITAFMAYILMIAGGLMMIYIVFSGPTN; this is translated from the coding sequence ATGATGAAGATGTGGATTTCGTTTGCATCTATGGGATTCATGTTTTTTGCTATATTAACGATCTATTTTAGCCGGTATAAAATCAAACAAAAATTCTTGCGTTTTATAACAGCATTCATGGCCTACATACTGATGATTGCTGGTGGACTTATGATGATTTATATTGTATTTAGTGGACCGACCAATTAG